The stretch of DNA taattaatttagCATTTTCATCCTCTTAACTCTTCATATAAATAGTCTTAGCGGAAATTGACCTTCAATTTGCTTTCTTTGCCTTCTTGCCCTAATATTCTATTTCTCTCTTGCTTTCCCCAACCTTTATATTTTCTCTGCAATCTTCCAATCGTCTTTTTTAATCATGTCTTAATTGTGTAATTTTTCTTTCTAGAAAGATGTAATTACTTAGTATAAAAATTCACAATCTTATATAGATTTTCAAAGTTCTCATGTGTAACAagattcaattttatttggagATAGTTTTGATGAATTCAAACGTGAGTTAACTTTAGTGTAGATATACTTGTATTGGAAAATCCATCCTAATAAGTAACTTTTGAAAAACTTCCATTTAACTTACCAAAATACATTactaaattacaaaaaaaaaagtataacttAATATTTTGATTCACTCAAGTGAAGATTTTTATATAAGTCAAGTGGTAGCAATAAACATGAATATTGTGAATTGGCTTCATACTCTACTTATATAAATCAAGTAGTCACAATAAGCTTTTGTTTATTAAGTAAGAATACAATGACATACATtgctaatataaaataattttatactgaTATTCAATGAAAAATTATCATATCTCCGAGTCATAcaataaattctaaaataaacataaaaagataaaataaagatgaGATAATATGACAAAGTAACgagtttttattaaatgtcATTGTAAAACACATACTATTTAATTCCATTAAATAAAGGGAAAAACTTGCAAAATGAAAAACATCCctacttaaaaaaatgttttaaaaattttgaactAACATGTGTTGATTTATCAGACAAATTCTTACATAGAATATCTCAaatataagaagaagaaaacactCATTTGTATTCTATTTTTTGAAGGAGTTAAGGAAATTTAGCAGTTTTAGCTAattatattctaatttttgATGTCAATCATAAAATATCTCTCGATTATTAAAAGTTTTTCTAGTGACTATTATTTTATAGAACAATTTGTCATGAAAGACActattaaaaatgtattattttttatgaaatcaaaaagattaattatatttaactattgTACCAAAAAACATTCAAAGTTGAGTGAGCCATATATTCCTCGAATGCTTCATAGCCTCTCGTTGAAACACAGTACCACAATAGAAAAGTAAGAGGGAAAAAATAAGTAACTAAAAATAGGGACAAGTTAAATTCCAATTTAAAACACACTAATCAACAAAAAGCATTCATCACAGgtgcaaaataaaagaaagtacTTGTAGCTTAAATATTACCACTACCACTGGAAACATcaaacaacaattaaaattaaaatagaccAATTCTTAAGTATCTTAAGCAACAACATTGTCAATTTCAGAAGATTTGTTTTCAGGCTCAGTAGAGGCAACAATAGAATTCTCTGAAGGCTTGTTATCAAGTTCAACAGAGGCAATAACTCCAGCTTCTGAAAGTTGTGCAATTTCTGTggatttgttttcatttttagcTTCAGTTGCAGTTTCTTTGACTTTGTTTTCAAGTTCAGCTTTAGTTGCAGTTTCTGTAGACTTATGTTCAGGTTCAGCTTCAGTCACAGTTTCTGTGAACTTGTTTTCAAGATCAGCCCAAAATTCAGTTTTCTTTCCAGACTTAGAAACAGTTTCATAAACTTCTTGTGGTTTTACATTTCCTTTAACAGTCACCTTTTGTTCCTTTAAATCAATGTCAAATGATTCTACACCTATAAACATAACAAAACTGTTATTTTGATACAATATATTGAAAAAGTGctttaacaatttgaaataaTCATGCTATAGATATGAAATACATAAAAGAAATTCTAGCACTGCGGAATTAGAAAATATCGATACCGTTAACAAGTTTGAATTTGAGACAATTGTGCGTGACATTCTGATGGTATATTTGTCAAATCTCATctatgaaagaaaaatataaaaaagtatagcatatcttcattaataaaatagagaattaaataagtaaGATATTTCATTCTCACAATTATTATTCAATAAGATGATAATTAAAAATACCTTCCATTTTTTCCAAAACCCTATTGACTGCTCCAGCACATCCTTGGCATGACATTTTTACTTTTAGGACAACAGTCTGTAAACACAATTggaaaattcaatttgaaaaaacatacaaaataaaataaaatcatacattaacaattttataattcacacacaaaaatagcatataataaaaaataaataaaaaaggataaaataagGAAGCAACCGCACTCTGTACCAGTTATGAAATTGCAAAAATTGATAGAGTAACTGATGGTTATCTTTAATTTTcaaatctttaaaatttaattccTTCATAAGATAAACtctataaaattgaaaacttaGTACTAAGAAAACCCTTTTgaacatattatttaattttctttattttaataagaaccaaaattttctgaagaaaaaaaaaaactaagaaatCTCAAATCGGAAACTCACCAATTTCATCACAAAAAGTCTAAACTAAGGAATTACAAGATCAagggaaaaataaaagaaactgAAATCCactagaataaaataaaataatttgacacataatCAAAGTGATTAGGCACAATTAAGAAAGTACAagaacaacaaaaacaacacaAAGAAAAGAAGCAAAAAAGTGAAGTACCTCAGAAGACATGGTTATGTGATGAAAGAAATTAAGTGAacaaaaaagagaagaagaagaatgtaTTCACAATTGGTGGTTATAGAATGAAGGGTATTGGTAATAGAAGTGGTGCCTTTATAGCAAAACCAATGACAGTGTGTGGTGCAATGGAATATTAACAACATGATAATATATGTAGGTTGGTGAACCAATGTGAAATAGACTTAAAATTAAATGCATAATTTTGTAGTACAAGTAATACAATTGCACGATCCAATGCTTCCTTTTCAAGCTAAAAATTGTTGTACTTCACATTTCAATTCCGtttctattttcaatttttggaGTACCATTGAGTCTAGACGAGATTGGTAACTACTAAGATTAAttgtacttttaattttttggtcTTATTTTtcacatttgttaaaaaaaattggtcttATTTTTCACATTTGTCATAAccccaattataaatttaaagagaACATGtaatttttgaacaaaaacTCATTAGTTTTTAGATTAGAAGTCacaatttttaaagtaaaatttatgttttttttatttttattactttttattaaattttcgtttattttcttaaataatttataaacaaagAAAATGGAATTGGAGGTCCATCTTTCATGTCAGACCCTCTAAccaaacttaaaataaaaattaagtgtaTGGTGGCATCTCTATGCAGGGTAATTGCCCTATGCAATTATTTGGACTACTGCACAAGTCTTTAAAATTAATAGGttctcaaattttgtttttacttaataataattatgatctattaattaaaaaatattatataataaaaaatatttaattttaataagatTTAATCTATTGAAGGGTAAAGAACTCATTGCACTAAATTTTATTGAGCTCAACAAGAGTTTTTAGTTAATGAATaggtttacaaaaaaaaaatatcataaaattacaaattttgttttgacaaaaaaaataattaaaaatgttattattaggtttttcttttgatatattttttatagtatatTTGAAAGTTAGAAAATGTGATTGAGAATGAATTTAAACTCTAACATTTGTGTATcagaaaatttaaaacaaatttttaagttttctggtacacatgtattttaaaaaatttgaagtttaTTTTTCGGTAtacaaatatgttttttgtgtacccgaaaatttgaaaattctaAACTTTTCAAGTACACatgtatatttgaaaatttaaaatttgtgtactggaaaacttttttaaattttttcggtacaatgttcaatttttttataaaacacatgttcaaaaaacttttttttttaattttctgaaAATTTAGTGgggtaaatttaaaaaaaaaatatttatataaaatgtgaGATAAGAGTACTATAAATGTAGTATACGTGGTATAATTTTCATTAGATTATCACCgttcattatataaaataacactGCAAAATGCTAAACTAGGCTTTACTAATATCCATTTTAAGTGCAATTTCACCTCTTCTGCCTATAGTCATGCACTTTAAATAATGAATTCCCCTAAGACATTTATCAATGATAGATCTACTAGCAACAAATCCAAACTATTCTGGAGAGATACAAGTGAGAAGCACTATCTATTAATAAGATTATTTCTAGTGGAAgacaaaaaaaacataagacaaaaaaaacatgaatatgTTATTTGTAATCAACatataatttcattaattactaaaattgaataaagaacaaacacttaaattaatattttttaatctaaaaaaaaagtttaattcaaatcataaaataagaatagtACAATTAAAATCACTTTGAGTCGGCCATTGTCCattcatattttgagataaACATTAATGGACCATTAAggaaaaaaaacactaaataaAGTTGTGCTggacaaattaaaattaaagcgATAGAAACAAATTTTGAGGTTTTAGTTAGATAGTTATAGCCTATATAGGTTAAAGAAATATTATTGCATTGCATGTTATTGTGGGCTTCGTCATCCCTTCAATCAAATTTGTCCCCCTCTCATTGGAATGAATTCCTTAAAGAAGgataataaataataagtaCCACAAAATGTAATACACCTATCTTTgtaaagtaaaaaaaagaaaaagttgtaGTTGAAAATTGAGTCTGAATTCCAATTGTATTGTATCTATGTGTCTACACTCGATTTGTAGTCATAATTCCTTAATGGTCCATTTTGTTTGTTACTTTGTTATGATAAGATATATGTAAGAAACCATAAGTTATCAATATGTTGTAGTATAATTCAAGGGTTAGTTGGTCAATTTATTATTAACCCGCAACGatgagtaatttttttatttaagcgATTAccttaagaaaataattatatccCTCGACTATAGATCacttaattatttgaaaagtgttgcaaaatgttatttttaaggACTACTAAGCTAAGTAAAACataattaaagaaagataataaaaaaataagtaaaagatAAATTGTTTGATTGACTGATTGTGTGTTTAAATGAATTgtacaaataatatttatagaCAAAAATAACAGCACATATTAT from Cicer arietinum cultivar CDC Frontier isolate Library 1 chromosome 3, Cicar.CDCFrontier_v2.0, whole genome shotgun sequence encodes:
- the LOC101501125 gene encoding uncharacterized protein translates to MSSETVVLKVKMSCQGCAGAVNRVLEKMEGVESFDIDLKEQKVTVKGNVKPQEVYETVSKSGKKTEFWADLENKFTETVTEAEPEHKSTETATKAELENKVKETATEAKNENKSTEIAQLSEAGVIASVELDNKPSENSIVASTEPENKSSEIDNVVA